Proteins encoded in a region of the Dreissena polymorpha isolate Duluth1 chromosome 6, UMN_Dpol_1.0, whole genome shotgun sequence genome:
- the LOC127835308 gene encoding uncharacterized protein LOC127835308 yields the protein MKYFFPEVTNDLRITDEDLRGFPIHSLAVAVICEAISKGDDPYKFYCIIEKNNLENVLTELYTSVHWKKLGFSMYCALYPSVVRDARTNISLQEFIDDDGPEWADRIIELMTEPSWTMGWVQKMVRGHVTEEEYNMAMNTLFVKLHMLDPQSVIPTFHLLNHIRALPECNLELATRDYLGGPLDAAALSAHERTAVTKETMPSNGTSRMSLDKIEVFNGIDVEEFIMTEARNVGVWNGRRPDNKRTSDLQDRCSVM from the exons ATGAAGTATTTTTTTCCGGAAGTGACGAACGATCTCCGAATAACCGACGAAGATTTACGAGGATTTCCGATTCACAGCCTAGCAGTTGCAGTCATATGCGAGGCCATTTCAAAAGGAGATGATCCGTACAAGTTTTACTGTATAATCGAAAAGAATAACTTGGAAAATGTGCTGACTGAATTGTACACTAGTGTACATTGGAAGAAATTgg GGTTCTCCATGTACTGCGCTCTGTACCCGTCCGTAGTGAGAGACGCACGGACGAACATCAGTTTGCAAGAATTCATTGACGATGATGG GCCGGAGTGGGCGGACCGTATTATTGAGCTCATGACGGAGCCCTCTTGGACGATGGGATGGGTGCAAAAAATGGTCCGCGGTCATGTGACAGAGGAGGAATACAACATGGCGATGAACACACTGTTCGTCAAATTGCACATGTTGGACCCGCAGTCTGTCATTCCGACCTTTCATCTGCTGAATCACATCCGAG CTCTCCCGGAATGCAACCTAGAGCTGGCCACCCGGGACTACCTCGGAGGCCCACTGGACGCTGCGGCACTCAGCGCGCATGAGCGGACGGCCGTAACAAAGGAGACCATGCCTAGTAACGGCACGTCGCGCATGAGCCTCGACAAAATCGAAGTTTTTAACGGCATTGACGTCGAGGAGTTTATAATGACGGAAGCACGTAACGTCGGCGTCTGGAACGGGCGACGTCCCGACAATAAAAGAACTAGTGACCTCCAGGATAGATGCAGCGTCATGTAA